A single region of the Drosophila miranda strain MSH22 chromosome 2, D.miranda_PacBio2.1, whole genome shotgun sequence genome encodes:
- the LOC108156423 gene encoding uncharacterized protein LOC108156423, whose product MKEDPGRSERCSSRDRDPQGLQTLRYIQKHLGPEVDSELACMEAGWYRNLSKPQMNAALAMSDALRDDMEQWTTRRTWRLVEVMGLRPRPSKKTLIKLMRMSRGNNLAFLWFLMEMCYKTEAHGRAYDVNEQIIMSAIFWLDLYPTLQELDRVLPLPNDTQTDMANVNAEPLQKQSQRLDDRRSETEKRNPKKMDLTRPLSPYFQEPSAFRPWRPTMNIMSEVPARPAMLGETPREAGESPLLSRWFGHYVFSDAHRISRSILYEEIRNIIASFDAAELPAHDVEALCTHHQRIREMEKSLKVQLEALKKQQCEELLTAPNRLQQRRRKQVISELEQMVACCQAQFHEMATRTRQASTRKQLFSCACDGAPMNANILCLRKPSGSGGGDGDGDGDGSSHVRLLQGVKPVIPHCSRGFKLEPMDCASCEMYDPENGLPVPCTGKRLGRPSSLMQFLKLGDEDEKLSSDGDKENAPSAPSPPQSQSCSDSMKVFEVGTQKAADFKFNYRRLFGPSKATRLDDQNLRLKAAFLKALDEDCEFLNAALNREEDDSVSNLVDRAAKRVFAKDTEIFNEEYERLVHRKSELKKERRLNFGQQYYDPEDILLMKRMLKKGLDTVGKDHRYVLPTLPNVHSVPYLLEWICSRYGKRYTPAERKRSYLHNNFHMTLLYELMKYPLVKPPSLPNARRQRPSKNFSKHLREHQTNLFVEALMSVGRVFFSAMRSPLCDAPPGEIFYAYMPAAYRDTGFSINKTLRTRRK is encoded by the coding sequence ATGAAGGAAGATCCAGGAAGATCTGAGCGATGTTCGAGTCGTGATCGCGATCCCCAGGGGCTGCAAACCCTTCGATACATCCAAAAGCACCTGGGACCCGAAGTCGATAGCGAGCTGGCCTGTATGGAAGCCGGGTGGTATCGCAACTTATCGAAACCGCAGATGAACGCAGCTCTGGCCATGAGCGATGCGCTGCGCGATGACATGGAGCAATGGACGACTCGGCGAACGTGGCGTTTGGTGGAGGTCATGGGGCTGCGTCCCCGACCGTCCAAGAAGACGCTGATAAAGTTGATGCGCATGAGCAGGGGCAACAACCTGGCCTTTCTCTGGTTCCTCATGGAGATGTGCTACAAGACGGAGGCCCACGGTCGAGCCTATGACGTCAACGAGCAGATCATCATGTCGGCCATCTTCTGGCTGGACCTGTACCCTACCCTCCAGGAGCTGGATCGCGTTCTGCCGCTTCCAAATGACACCCAAACGGACATGGCCAATGTCAATGCGGAGCCCCTTCAGAAGCAGAGCCAAAGGCTTGACGACCGTCGATCAGAGACTGAGAAACGGAACCCAAAGAAGATGGATCTAACACGTCCACTATCGCCGTACTTCCAGGAGCCTTCAGCCTTCCGGCCCTGGCGGCCCACTATGAACATCATGTCCGAAGTTCCCGCCCGTCCGGCTATGCTGGGTGAAACACCCCGGGAGGCGGGCGAATCACCGCTCTTATCCCGCTGGTTCGGCCACTACGTCTTTAGCGACGCCCACCGCATATCCCGCTCCATTCTCTACGAGGAGATCCGTAACATCATTGCCTCCTTCGACGCGGCCGAGCTCCCCGCCCATGACGTGGAGGCCTTGTGCACCCACCACCAGCGCATCAGAGAGATGGAGAAATCGCTGAAGGTCCAGCTGGAGGCACTGAAGAAGCAGCAGTGCGAGGAGCTGCTCACCGCCCCGAACCGACTACAGCAGCGGCGACGGAAGCAGGTCATTTCCGAGCTGGAGCAGATGGTCGCCTGCTGCCAGGCGCAGTTCCATGAGATGGCGACGAGGACACGCCAGGCCTCGACCAGGAAGCAGCTGTTCAGCTGCGCCTGCGATGGGGCACCGATGAATGCGAACATTTTGTGTCTACGCAAACCATCTGGCAGTGGTGGTGGCGATggggatggcgatggcgatggctcTTCACATGTGAGACTGCTACAGGGAGTGAAACCTGTGATCCCACACTGCAGTCGAGGCTTCAAGTTGGAGCCGATGGATTGTGCGAGCTGTGAGATGTACGACCCGGAGAACGGTCTGCCAGTGCCGTGCACGGGCAAGCGACTTGGACGTCCCAGCAGCTTGATGCAGTTTCTGAAGCTTGGCGACGAGGATGAGAAGCTGAGCAGTGATGGGGACAAGGAGAATGCTCCttctgctccttctcctcctcagTCGCAAAGCTGCAGCGACAGCATGAAGGTGTTTGAGGTGGGAACACAAAAAGCTGCGGATTTCAAGTTCAACTATCGCCGGCTGTTTGGACCCTCGAAGGCCACTCGTTTGGACGACCAGAACTTGAGGCTGAAGGCGGCTTTTTTGAAGGCCCTGGACGAGGACTGCGAGTTCCTGAACGCCGCCCTCAATAGAGAGGAAGACGACTCCGTGAGCAATTTGGTGGACAGAGCAGCCAAGCGCGTGTTCGCCAAGGATACAGAAATCTTCAATGAGGAATACGAACGATTGGTGCACCGCAAATCAGAGCTCAAGAAGGAACGCCGCCTGAACTTTGGCCAGCAGTACTACGACCCAGAGGATATCCTTCTGATGAAGAGAATGCTAAAAAAGGGACTCGACACTGTCGGAAAGGATCATCGCTATGTCCTGCCCACTCTGCCCAACGTTCACTCCGTGCCGTACCTCCTCGAGTGGATCTGCTCGCGCTACGGCAAGCGCTACACCCCGGCCGAGCGGAAGCGCAGCTATTTACATAACAATTTTCACATGACTCTCCTATATGAACTCATGAAGTACCCGCTGGTAAAGCCGCCCAGCCTGCCAAACGCCCGGCGTCAGCGGCCCTCCAAGAACTTCTCCAAGCACCTCCGAGAACACCAGACGAACCTCTTTGTGGAGGCCCTCATGTCAGTGGGACGAGTGTTCTTCTCCGCCATGCGTTCGCCGCTGTGTGACGCGCCGCCAGGCGAGATCTTCTACGCCTACATGCCGGCCGCCTACCGCGACACGGGCTTCAGCATCAACAAGACACTTCGTACTCGGAGAAAATAG
- the LOC108156427 gene encoding uncharacterized protein LOC108156427 — protein MSLRHDHYGGIEYFQEAEALPHPQHGPADKMADDHGGHGHDMPMVFHGGYNETILFKFWQCDTRLALAFSCLSIFILAILYEALKFFRDWLFRKRKRRIQGGYDNYSPFRNRPYNYYDYYRQPQPQMQPHLQPHLQPRLQPQPQLQPQPQLTGRIQTYVYRPPQVRRPAQTQSPAPTAAPTSITYFSDGESISTLGDLPTSSSSDQAVPRLASNRSATTDAQAIPTSDFEAATASDDKSPKTSLISQAWKKMGLGASRASRSGGQGTSTSAAQGVATANAHTHIRRPGPPGPSRLLAAVESQDTGESFTCDFYLSPLHIAQTFLHMLQVLISFLLMLVFMSFNVWLCLAVLLGAGLGYFLFFPLSTSVQEHCN, from the coding sequence ATGAGTCTAAGGCATGACCACTACGGAGGAATAGAATATTTCCAGGAAGCCGAAGCCCTCCCGCATCCACAACACGGGCCCGCTGACAAGATGGCTGATGACCATGGGGGTCATGGACATGACATGCCGATGGTCTTCCACGGTGGCTACAACGAGACCATCCTGTTCAAGTTTTGGCAATGCGACACCCGGCTGGCGTTGGCCTTCTCTTGCCTGAGCATCTTCATTTTGGCCATTCTCTACGAGGCTCTCAAGTTCTTCCGCGATTGGCTCTTCCGGAAACGCAAGCGGCGCATACAGGGGGGCTACGACAACTACAGTCCTTTCCGTAACCGTCCTTACAATTACTACGACTACTAtcggcagccacagccacagatgcAGCCACATTTACAGCCACATCTACAGCCACGTctacagccacagccacagctacaGCCACAGCCTCAGCTAACAGGTCGCATACAGACATATGTGTACCGACCGCCCCAGGTGCGCCGACCAGCGCAGACCCAATCTCCTGCCCCAACCGCAGCCCCAACCTCCATTACATACTTTTCGGATGGTGAGTCCATATCCACATTGGGTGACCTACCCACGTCCTCATCGAGTGATCAAGCCGTGCCGAGATTGGCCAGTAATCGTTCGGCAACAACGGATGCTCAAGCTATTCCCACATCGGACTTTGAAGCAGCGACCGCCTCGGACGACAAAAGCCCGAAGACCTCACTGATCTCTCAAGCCTGGAAAAAGATGGGCCTGGGCGCATCAAGGGCCTCCAGATCGGGTGGCCAAGGAACGTCGACATCGGCCGCCCAAGGTGTAGCTACAGCAAATGCGCATACGCACATTCGTCGGCCCGGTCCGCCGGGTCCATCCCGTCTTCTGGCAGCAGTGGAGAGCCAGGATACCGGCGAGTCTTTTACGTGCGATTTTTATCTGTCACCGCTGCATATTGCCCAGACCTTTCTTCACATGCTGCAGGTCCTGATCTCCTTCTTGCTGATGCTCGTCTTCATGAGCTTTAATGTTTGGCTCTGCCTCGCAGTGCTCCTCGGCGCGGGCTTGGGCTATTTCCTCTTCTTCCCCCTGAGCACTAGTGTCCAGGAGCACTGCAACTGA
- the LOC108156426 gene encoding 5-hydroxytryptamine receptor 1 has protein sequence MASSVPECVAAAAAAAARRRRHQSNHRTLISTATLTLLILFLSSWVAYAAAKAATTATPPRLEESGTESESVTITDFNSSSAFLGAVAAASSSASVSASAFTATTALPYPYSSVSLNSSPVAIIAHQGITSSITDNNTTLGPLSDTPLLIEEFAAGEFVLPPLQSIFVSLVLLIVILGTVVGNVLVCIAVCMVRKLRRPCNYLLVSLALSDLCVALLVMPMALLYEVLEKWNFGPLLCDIWVSFDVLCCTASILNLCAISVDRYLAITKPLEYGVKRTPRRMMLCVMVVWLAAACISLPPLLILGNEHEDEDGMPICTVCQNFAYQIYATLGSFYIPLSVMLFVYYQIFRAARRIVLEEKRAQTHLQKALNGKGSPTAADPPLGHTELVSGNGQRHSSVGNTSLTYSTCGGLSSGGGAISGGPSGGHHGGHHGSGGGASGSTGLLGSPHHKKLRFQLAKEKKASTTLGIIMSAFTVCWLPFFILALIRPFETMHVPPSLSSLFLWLGYANSLLNPIIYATLNRDFRKPFQEILYFRCSSLNTMMRENYYQDQYGEPPSQRVMLGDERHGARESFL, from the coding sequence ATGGCTTCGTCCGTGCCGGAGTGCGTTGCAGCCGCGGCTGCAGCGGCAGCCCGACGGCGACGCCATCAGAGCAACCACCGTACACTGATCTCCACCGCCACACTGACGCTGCTTATACTCTTCCTCAGCAGCTGGGTGGCCTATGCAGCGGCCAAGGCGGCTACCACGGCCACCCCACCACGGCTCGAGGAGAGCGGcacggagtcggagtcggtcACGATTACGgacttcaacagcagcagcgccttTCTGGGAGCCGTGGCAGCCGCTTCGTCCTCGGCTTCAGTTTCAGCTTCGGCCTTCACCGCCACCACAGCGCTACCATACCCATACTCCTCAGTGTCGCTCAACAGCAGCCCCGTGGCGATCATAGCCCATCAGGgcatcaccagcagcattACGGACAACAACACCACTTTGGGCCCGCTCTCGGACACCCCGTTGCTGATTGAGGAGTTCGCGGCCGGGGAGTTCGTCCTGCCCCCGCTGCAGTCTATTTTCGTGAGCCTCGTCCTGCTAATTGTGATCCTGGGCACAGTGGTGGGCAACGTCCTGGTCTGCATCGCCGTGTGCATGGTGCGGAAGCTGAGGCGCCCCTGCAATTACCTGCTCGTCTCCCTGGCCCTCTCTGACCTGTGCGTGGCTCTGCTGGTTATGCCCATGGCCCTGCTCTACGAGGTTCTGGAGAAGTGGAACTTCGGTCCGCTGCTCTGCGACATCTGGGTGTCCTTCGACGTACTCTGCTGCACCGCCTCGATCCTCAACCTGTGCGCCATCTCCGTGGACCGCTACCTGGCCATCACCAAGCCCCTGGAGTACGGCGTGAAGCGGACGCCCCGTCGGATGATGCTCTGTGTGATGGTTGTGTGGCTGGCCGCCGCCTGCATctcgctgccgccgctgctgatTCTGGGCAACGAGCACGAAGACGAGGACGGAATGCCCATCTGTACGGTGTGCCAGAACTTCGCATATCAGATCTATGCCACGCTGGGCTCCTTCTACATCCCGCTTTCCGTGATGTTGTTCGTCTACTACCAGATCTTCAGGGCTGCCCGTCGCATCGTCCTCGAggagaagcgggcccagactCATCTCCAGAAGGCGCTCAACGGCAAGGGCTCACCCACTGCCGCCGATCCGCCGCTGGGCCACACGGAGCTGGTCAGCGGCAATGGACAGCGGCACAGCAGCGTGGGCAACACCTCCCTCACATACTCCACCTGTGGGGGACTCAGCAGCGGGGGCGGGGCCATCAGTGGCGGTCCTTCTGGGGGACATCACGGTGGCCACCATGGCAGCGGGGGCGGTGCGAGCGGCTCCACCGGACTCCTGGGGTCGCCGCACCACAAAAAGCTCCGCTTCCAGTTGGCGAAGGAGAAGAAGGCCTCCACCACGCTGGGCATCATAATGTCGGCCTTCACCGTCTGCTGGCTGCCCTTCTTCATCCTGGCCCTCATCCGGCCCTTCGAGACGATGCACGTGCCGCCCTCACTCTCCTCCCTCTTCCTGTGGCTGGGCTACGCCAACTCCCTGCTGAATCCCATCATCTACGCCACCCTCAACCGCGACTTCCGCAAGCCCTTCCAGGAGATCCTCTACTTCCGCTGCTCCAGCCTGAACACGATGATGCGCGAGAACTACTACCAGGATCAGTACGGGGAGCCGCCCTCGCAGCGGGTGATGTTGGGGGATGAGCGGCACGGAGCCAGAGAGAGTTTTCTCTAA